A portion of the Parasedimentitalea marina genome contains these proteins:
- a CDS encoding MarR family winged helix-turn-helix transcriptional regulator, translated as MTEKDDFSLQDFLPFLLNRAAEECSLEFQGEYKNRYGMLRTEWRVLFHLGVHGSLTAKEIGLRAKIHKTKISRAVAKLAARRFVSRNRDENDRRAEHLALTPAGEIAYRDLRAVAKEYDEKLASQFSADETVILRRLLKKISGMDV; from the coding sequence ATGACAGAAAAAGATGACTTCTCGCTGCAGGATTTCCTGCCCTTCCTTTTGAACCGCGCAGCCGAAGAGTGCTCGCTTGAATTTCAAGGAGAATATAAGAATCGATATGGTATGCTGCGCACCGAGTGGCGGGTTCTGTTCCATCTTGGGGTACATGGTAGCCTGACTGCCAAAGAAATCGGCCTGCGTGCGAAGATTCATAAGACCAAGATCAGCCGGGCCGTTGCCAAGCTTGCAGCGCGCCGGTTTGTCAGCCGAAACCGGGACGAAAATGATCGCCGAGCAGAGCATTTAGCCCTGACACCGGCCGGTGAAATAGCCTATCGTGACCTTCGCGCAGTTGCGAAAGAATACGACGAAAAACTGGCCTCCCAATTCAGCGCAGATGAGACCGTGATCTTGCGGCGTCTGCTGAAGAAAATATCCGGGATGGATGTGTAG
- the trmD gene encoding tRNA (guanosine(37)-N1)-methyltransferase TrmD: protein MTESPHKSHGRKAIRPTLKPRALMTDTPDLVGVWKAKILTLFPTAFPGVLGESLTGKALQEGLWQLETIDLRQFGVGKHRNVDDTPAGGGAGMVLRADVLGDAIDHAMQGVTGNHPLIYLSPRGKPMDQQMMQNLARADGVTLLCGRFEGVDERVLQHYGIQEVSLGDFVMTGGEIAAQALIDATVRLIPNVLGNFASTEDESFSSGLLEHPQYTRPAEWQGRRIPDVLMSGHHGKVAEWRHEKSEEITQDRRPDLWEAYAKSKETKRS from the coding sequence ATGACCGAGAGCCCACATAAATCACATGGCCGCAAAGCCATTCGCCCGACGCTGAAACCCCGCGCGCTGATGACTGACACTCCGGATCTGGTTGGTGTCTGGAAGGCCAAGATCCTGACGCTGTTCCCGACGGCCTTCCCTGGAGTCTTGGGAGAAAGCTTAACTGGAAAAGCCTTGCAAGAGGGTCTGTGGCAGCTCGAGACTATCGACCTGCGGCAGTTTGGAGTCGGCAAGCATCGCAATGTGGATGATACGCCGGCCGGTGGCGGGGCTGGCATGGTTCTGCGGGCCGATGTTCTGGGCGACGCAATCGATCATGCCATGCAGGGTGTGACCGGCAATCACCCTCTGATCTATCTCAGCCCACGCGGCAAGCCGATGGATCAACAGATGATGCAAAACCTGGCCCGCGCGGATGGTGTGACCCTGTTGTGCGGTCGCTTTGAGGGTGTCGATGAGCGGGTGTTGCAACATTATGGCATCCAGGAAGTCTCGCTTGGTGATTTTGTCATGACCGGCGGTGAGATCGCCGCCCAGGCCTTGATTGATGCCACCGTGCGGCTGATCCCCAATGTGCTTGGCAACTTTGCTTCAACCGAAGACGAGAGCTTTTCCTCGGGCCTATTAGAGCATCCGCAATACACCCGCCCTGCTGAGTGGCAGGGACGTAGAATTCCGGATGTGTTGATGTCTGGCCATCATGGCAAAGTTGCAGAATGGCGCCACGAGAAGAGCGAAGAAATAACGCAGGACAGGCGGCCCGATCTGTGGGAGGCCTATGCAAAGTCGAAAGAGACCAAGCGCTCTTAG
- a CDS encoding adenylate/guanylate cyclase domain-containing protein, whose protein sequence is MTKTDKIAAPLIAWITEQGLQGLSREDILRGYCERLVQAGIPMLRFHLAQRAYHPKFGGIGFSWTRAEGLTHQHFQRQETPVEAWLRSPFYRMLEMDNEEFRSSFGPVDVNDFPVLKDLSETGATDYFATRQMFGEPMNVPTNPNEPSEGMMVSWTSDQEGGFSDENLSLFRTLLPHLGLALKSSSHRQMASDLLQVYLGRDAGRRVLSGEIQRGSSQQINAVICYFDLKGFTRLAEQMPGPDLIDMLNDYFGIAVATIQCHGGNILKFMGDGILTMFDLGSIEEDAKAALDAASELRAKIGERNIERVTAGLPIADFTLAVHAGEILYGNIGAENRLDFTAIGPAVNLTSRISGLHREVGRSIIVSEVVQRAAHPSPHDLVSLGRYMLRGVSEPIELYTIFGGAE, encoded by the coding sequence ATGACGAAGACTGACAAGATTGCGGCACCCTTGATCGCTTGGATAACCGAACAGGGTCTACAGGGTCTCAGCCGCGAAGACATTCTGCGGGGCTATTGTGAACGTTTGGTTCAGGCCGGGATTCCAATGCTGCGATTCCATTTGGCACAGCGCGCCTATCATCCGAAATTTGGTGGGATCGGGTTCAGCTGGACCCGTGCCGAAGGCTTGACCCATCAGCATTTCCAGCGCCAGGAAACCCCAGTGGAGGCCTGGTTGCGGAGCCCGTTCTATCGGATGCTGGAAATGGATAACGAAGAATTCCGTTCGTCTTTTGGCCCAGTGGATGTGAACGATTTTCCAGTGTTAAAAGACCTGTCCGAAACCGGTGCGACAGACTATTTTGCCACCCGACAAATGTTTGGTGAGCCGATGAACGTGCCAACCAATCCGAATGAACCTTCCGAGGGGATGATGGTGTCATGGACCTCGGATCAAGAGGGCGGGTTTTCAGACGAAAACCTGTCATTGTTCCGGACCTTGTTGCCACATTTGGGGCTGGCGTTGAAATCATCATCGCACCGGCAGATGGCCAGTGACCTTCTTCAGGTCTACCTGGGGCGGGACGCAGGGCGACGGGTTCTGTCGGGCGAGATCCAGCGCGGATCTTCGCAGCAGATCAATGCGGTTATTTGCTATTTTGATCTGAAGGGCTTCACCCGTCTGGCCGAGCAGATGCCGGGTCCGGATCTGATCGACATGCTAAACGATTACTTCGGAATCGCGGTGGCGACGATCCAATGCCATGGCGGTAATATCCTGAAATTCATGGGTGATGGCATTCTGACCATGTTTGATCTTGGCAGTATCGAAGAGGACGCAAAGGCGGCGCTGGATGCAGCCAGTGAACTGCGCGCGAAAATCGGAGAGCGCAACATCGAACGGGTCACTGCGGGCCTGCCAATTGCAGATTTTACTCTGGCCGTGCATGCGGGGGAAATCCTGTATGGCAACATCGGCGCCGAGAACCGGCTCGACTTTACCGCAATTGGGCCGGCTGTGAACCTGACCTCGCGGATCTCGGGACTGCACCGCGAGGTGGGACGCAGCATTATCGTGTCCGAGGTGGTGCAGCGGGCGGCCCATCCATCGCCCCATGATCTGGTGTCACTGGGGCGATATATGCTGCGCGGCGTTTCCGAGCCAATCGAGCTGTATACGATCTTCGGCGGGGCCGAGTAA
- the ffh gene encoding signal recognition particle protein: MFENLSERLSGVFDRLTKQGALNEEDVKTALREVRVALLEADVSLPVAREFIKKVQDQATGQAVTKSVTPGQQVVKIVHDALISTLQGDGDPGQLKIDNPPAPILMVGLQGSGKTTTTGKLAKRLKERDGKRVLMASLDVYRPAAMEQLAVLGRQLGVDTLPIVAGQKPVDIAKRAKQQASLGGYDVYMLDTAGRLHIDETLMQEVEDVRNVVTPRETLLVVDGLTGQVAIEVAQEFDDKIGVSGVVLTRMDGDGRGGAALSMRAVTGKPIRFVGLGEKMDALETFEPERIAGRILGMGDIVALVEKAQETIEAEQAERMMKRMMKGQFNMNDLRTQLEQMQQMGGMEGMMSMMPGMGKMAKQVEEAGFDDKVLKRQIALIQSMTKKERANPKLLQANRKKRIARGAGMEVADLNKLLKMHRQMGDMMKKMGKMGKGGMLKQAMKGMMGKGGGMPGAGDMGGMDQAALEAAAKQMGGKLPGLGGGMGLPPGLSGFGKKK; encoded by the coding sequence ATGTTTGAAAATCTATCCGAACGCCTATCCGGTGTATTCGACCGCCTGACTAAGCAAGGCGCCCTGAACGAAGAAGACGTCAAGACCGCCCTGCGCGAAGTCCGCGTTGCCCTGCTCGAGGCCGACGTCTCGCTGCCGGTCGCGCGTGAGTTCATCAAGAAGGTGCAGGATCAGGCCACTGGTCAGGCCGTGACCAAATCGGTGACGCCAGGCCAGCAGGTCGTCAAGATTGTGCACGACGCGCTGATCTCGACCCTGCAAGGCGACGGCGATCCCGGCCAGCTGAAAATCGACAACCCGCCTGCCCCCATCCTGATGGTGGGTCTGCAGGGCTCGGGTAAGACCACCACCACCGGTAAGCTGGCCAAGCGCCTGAAAGAGCGGGACGGCAAGCGGGTCCTGATGGCCTCGCTTGATGTCTATCGCCCGGCCGCGATGGAACAGCTGGCGGTTCTGGGTCGGCAACTGGGTGTCGACACCCTGCCCATTGTTGCAGGTCAGAAACCTGTCGACATTGCCAAACGTGCCAAACAGCAGGCCAGCTTGGGCGGCTATGACGTCTACATGCTGGATACTGCGGGCCGGTTGCACATCGACGAGACACTGATGCAAGAGGTCGAGGACGTTCGCAACGTCGTCACCCCGCGCGAGACGCTGCTGGTGGTCGATGGGCTGACCGGTCAGGTCGCGATCGAGGTCGCGCAGGAATTTGATGACAAGATCGGCGTCTCTGGCGTGGTCCTGACCCGGATGGACGGCGACGGACGCGGCGGTGCCGCTCTGTCGATGCGCGCTGTCACCGGCAAGCCAATCCGCTTTGTCGGTCTTGGCGAAAAGATGGACGCGCTGGAAACCTTTGAACCCGAGCGCATCGCCGGCCGTATCCTCGGCATGGGTGACATTGTCGCGCTGGTTGAAAAGGCCCAGGAAACCATCGAGGCCGAACAGGCCGAGCGCATGATGAAGCGCATGATGAAGGGTCAGTTCAACATGAACGACCTGCGCACCCAGCTGGAACAGATGCAGCAGATGGGCGGCATGGAAGGCATGATGTCGATGATGCCCGGCATGGGCAAAATGGCCAAGCAGGTCGAAGAGGCGGGTTTTGACGACAAAGTCCTGAAACGCCAGATCGCGCTGATCCAGTCGATGACCAAGAAAGAACGCGCCAACCCCAAGCTGCTGCAGGCCAACCGCAAAAAGCGGATTGCGCGCGGCGCTGGCATGGAAGTTGCCGATCTGAACAAGCTTCTGAAAATGCACCGCCAGATGGGCGACATGATGAAGAAGATGGGCAAAATGGGCAAAGGTGGCATGCTCAAGCAAGCCATGAAGGGCATGATGGGCAAAGGCGGCGGCATGCCCGGCGCTGGCGACATGGGCGGCATGGATCAAGCCGCATTGGAAGCAGCAGCCAAACAGATGGGCGGCAAGCTGCCCGGTCTGGGTGGCGGCATGGGCCTGCCCCCCGGCCTGTCTGGATTTGGTAAAAAGAAATGA
- the rpsP gene encoding 30S ribosomal protein S16 translates to MAMKIRLARGGSKKRPFYRIVAADSRMPRDGRFIEKLGTYNPLLPKDSEERVKMDVERIQYWVSQGAQPTDRVARMLEAAGVREKADRSNPKKGTPGKKAVARAEEKAAKAADAANAE, encoded by the coding sequence ATGGCTATGAAAATTCGTCTCGCCCGCGGCGGTTCCAAAAAGCGCCCCTTCTATCGCATCGTTGCAGCTGACAGCCGTATGCCACGCGATGGTCGCTTCATCGAAAAGCTGGGCACATACAACCCGCTGCTGCCGAAAGACAGCGAAGAGCGCGTAAAAATGGACGTCGAGCGCATCCAGTACTGGGTCAGCCAGGGCGCTCAGCCTACCGACCGTGTTGCACGTATGCTGGAAGCAGCTGGCGTTCGCGAAAAGGCCGACCGCAGCAACCCGAAAAAGGGTACTCCGGGCAAAAAAGCTGTTGCACGCGCTGAAGAAAAAGCTGCCAAGGCTGCTGACGCTGCCAACGCAGAATAA
- the rimM gene encoding ribosome maturation factor RimM (Essential for efficient processing of 16S rRNA), giving the protein MSDLICIGAVAGSFGVRGEVRLKSFCAIPEDIETYSPLQSEDGSQRYTISLTRVTNNGFVAILGGIDTKEQADAIKGLRLFAPRDALPHLPDDEYYYSDLTGLQVFDTGGTLLGQVKSVMNHGAGDLLEIQAPGLKDTVLLPFTQAAVPTVDMDQRRIIADPPDGLF; this is encoded by the coding sequence ATGAGTGATCTAATCTGTATCGGTGCAGTCGCCGGCTCTTTTGGGGTCCGCGGTGAGGTCCGCCTAAAAAGTTTTTGCGCCATCCCTGAAGACATAGAGACCTACTCGCCGCTGCAATCCGAAGATGGCAGCCAAAGGTATACGATCTCGCTGACACGGGTGACCAACAACGGTTTTGTTGCAATTTTAGGCGGCATCGACACCAAAGAGCAAGCCGACGCGATAAAAGGCCTGCGACTGTTCGCGCCGCGTGACGCCCTGCCTCACCTGCCTGATGACGAATACTATTACTCCGACCTGACTGGTCTGCAGGTATTTGACACCGGCGGCACACTGCTGGGGCAAGTAAAATCCGTCATGAATCACGGCGCCGGTGACCTGCTAGAGATCCAAGCCCCGGGACTGAAGGACACTGTTTTGCTTCCCTTTACCCAGGCCGCTGTGCCAACCGTCGACATGGACCAGCGCCGCATTATCGCCGATCCACCAGATGGGTTGTTCTGA
- the rplS gene encoding 50S ribosomal protein L19 — protein sequence MNLIAQLEAEQVAALGNDIPDFKAGDTIRVGFRVTEGSRTRVQNYEGVCISRKNGHGIAGSFTVRKISFGEGVERVFPLHSTNIDAITVVRRGRVRRAKLYYLRTRRGKSARIAEDANYKAKKA from the coding sequence ATGAACCTGATCGCACAGCTGGAGGCGGAACAAGTTGCCGCCCTGGGGAATGACATCCCCGATTTCAAAGCCGGTGATACTATCCGCGTTGGCTTTCGAGTGACCGAAGGGTCGCGCACCCGTGTTCAGAACTACGAAGGCGTTTGCATCTCGCGCAAGAACGGTCACGGCATTGCCGGTTCGTTCACTGTTCGCAAGATCTCCTTCGGTGAAGGCGTTGAGCGCGTATTCCCCCTGCACTCGACCAACATCGACGCAATCACAGTTGTCCGTCGTGGCCGCGTTCGTCGCGCCAAGCTGTACTACCTGCGCACCCGTCGCGGTAAGTCGGCTCGTATCGCTGAAGATGCGAACTACAAAGCCAAAAAAGCGTAA
- the bluB gene encoding 5,6-dimethylbenzimidazole synthase produces the protein MTARKSEFSDDFRSQLDLLMRLRRDVRRFRDTPVDEAVLTRCLDTIRLAPSVGLSEPWRILRVESDAARAAALANFKAANEQGLAGYSGERAQKYSQLKLSGMAKAPVQLAIYCDNATTQGHGLGAATMPEMRRYSVVTAITLFWLALRAEGLGLGWVSILDPQQLNRDLNVPQDWQLIGYFCLGHPEQIQDTPELQQKGWETRQETLFIETR, from the coding sequence ATGACGGCGCGGAAATCTGAGTTTTCCGATGATTTCCGCAGCCAGCTTGATCTGCTGATGCGGCTCCGGCGCGACGTGCGCCGGTTCCGCGACACACCGGTTGACGAGGCCGTGCTAACGCGATGTCTCGACACCATCCGCCTGGCCCCTTCGGTGGGGCTCAGCGAACCCTGGCGCATCTTGCGCGTTGAGAGCGACGCTGCCCGCGCTGCCGCTTTGGCGAATTTTAAAGCCGCCAATGAACAAGGATTGGCTGGCTACTCCGGTGAGCGCGCTCAGAAATACTCCCAGTTGAAACTCAGCGGAATGGCCAAGGCTCCGGTGCAACTCGCCATCTACTGTGACAACGCCACAACCCAAGGGCACGGGCTGGGTGCCGCTACCATGCCCGAAATGCGCCGCTATTCGGTGGTCACCGCCATCACCCTGTTCTGGCTTGCATTGCGCGCCGAGGGATTAGGACTGGGCTGGGTTTCGATTCTGGATCCGCAGCAGCTGAACCGCGACCTGAACGTGCCGCAGGACTGGCAGTTGATTGGCTATTTCTGTTTGGGCCACCCGGAACAGATTCAGGACACTCCGGAACTGCAACAAAAAGGCTGGGAAACCCGCCAAGAGACGCTGTTCATTGAAACCCGATGA
- a CDS encoding GNAT family N-acetyltransferase: MSLQNIPTIETNRLVLRGPEASDYPNFKATFSSYRARFMGGPLNTYEAWMLYAAEIGHWQIHGFGMWMIHDKITDETYGMAGGWMPAGWPEKEIAWIIWPDAAGHGYALEATHAARSYYYAQQGWDGAVSYIDPKNLDSIRLAERLGATKDKSAKTIDGNDAVYRHPTPAALKDSQIAHGIEMEISHYADPLFKPKGWAID; encoded by the coding sequence ATGAGCCTCCAGAACATCCCCACCATCGAAACCAACCGCCTTGTTTTGCGCGGCCCCGAAGCCTCGGATTACCCAAACTTCAAGGCCACCTTCAGCTCGTACCGTGCCCGTTTCATGGGCGGCCCGCTGAACACCTATGAAGCCTGGATGCTCTATGCCGCCGAGATCGGCCACTGGCAGATCCATGGCTTTGGCATGTGGATGATCCACGACAAGATCACGGACGAGACCTATGGCATGGCTGGCGGCTGGATGCCCGCGGGCTGGCCGGAAAAGGAAATCGCCTGGATCATCTGGCCCGACGCGGCTGGCCACGGTTACGCGCTCGAGGCAACCCATGCCGCGCGCAGCTATTACTATGCTCAACAGGGCTGGGACGGCGCGGTCAGCTATATTGACCCCAAGAACCTCGACTCGATCCGTCTGGCAGAACGTCTTGGCGCCACCAAAGACAAATCCGCCAAGACCATCGATGGCAATGATGCTGTCTATCGTCATCCAACGCCCGCGGCGCTGAAAGACAGCCAGATCGCACATGGCATCGAAATGGAAATCAGCCACTACGCCGACCCACTGTTCAAACCAAAAGGATGGGCCATTGACTGA
- a CDS encoding NIPSNAP family protein translates to MITCTLRYEIDPNQVDAFEAYSRVWIGLVNRMGGTHHGYWLPHEGANDIAYANFSFPSLTAYEAYRIASMEDAECQKAFAFAKATNCIRRYDRSFTRPVLDAAPIETLEGFA, encoded by the coding sequence ATGATCACCTGCACCCTGCGATATGAAATTGACCCCAACCAGGTCGACGCCTTTGAGGCGTACAGCCGGGTATGGATTGGGTTGGTCAACCGCATGGGCGGCACTCACCACGGCTATTGGCTGCCCCATGAGGGCGCCAATGATATTGCCTATGCCAATTTCTCATTCCCGTCGCTGACAGCCTATGAGGCTTATCGCATCGCCTCGATGGAAGATGCCGAGTGCCAAAAGGCCTTTGCCTTTGCGAAAGCTACAAACTGCATCCGCCGCTATGACCGCAGTTTCACCCGCCCGGTACTTGATGCCGCCCCGATTGAAACGCTTGAGGGGTTCGCCTGA
- a CDS encoding division plane positioning ATPase MipZ — MAHIIVVGNEKGGAGKSTVSMHLATALARLGHKVAALDLDLRQRSMARYLENRREFMTLSELDLPTVQCHDLPEIDPASLQPGENIYDHRLSAAVAALEPDNDFILIDCPGSHTRLSQVAHSLADTLVTPLNDSFVDFDLLAHIDQKGEKILGPSVYSEMVWNARQLRAQAGLKPIDWVVIRNRVGTQRMLNKEKMERAITMLSKRIGFRVAPGFSERVIFRELFPRGLTLLDLKDIGVKQLNISNIAARQELRDMMKAVNLPGVEVEI; from the coding sequence ATGGCGCATATTATTGTCGTCGGGAACGAAAAAGGTGGCGCAGGCAAGTCCACCGTATCGATGCATCTGGCAACTGCGCTGGCCCGGCTTGGCCATAAGGTCGCCGCGTTGGATCTGGATCTGCGGCAGCGCTCGATGGCGCGATATCTGGAAAACCGTCGCGAATTCATGACTTTGTCAGAGTTGGACCTGCCAACTGTTCAGTGCCATGACCTGCCCGAGATCGACCCGGCCTCACTGCAGCCCGGAGAGAACATCTATGATCACCGGCTGTCCGCTGCGGTTGCGGCGCTGGAACCGGACAATGATTTCATCCTGATCGACTGTCCCGGCTCGCACACCCGTCTCAGCCAGGTGGCCCATTCGCTGGCCGATACCCTGGTGACGCCGCTGAACGACAGTTTTGTTGACTTCGACCTGTTGGCGCATATCGATCAGAAGGGCGAGAAAATCCTGGGCCCGTCTGTCTATTCCGAGATGGTCTGGAATGCCCGTCAGCTGCGTGCCCAGGCTGGGCTAAAGCCGATTGACTGGGTGGTGATCCGCAACCGGGTTGGCACCCAGCGGATGCTGAACAAGGAAAAGATGGAACGCGCCATCACCATGTTGTCCAAACGCATCGGGTTCCGGGTTGCCCCCGGTTTCTCAGAGCGGGTGATTTTCCGCGAGCTGTTCCCCCGTGGGCTGACCCTGCTGGACCTGAAGGACATCGGCGTCAAGCAGCTGAACATTTCCAACATCGCCGCCCGCCAGGAGCTGCGCGACATGATGAAGGCCGTCAATCTGCCCGGCGTCGAGGTCGAAATCTAA
- a CDS encoding nuclear transport factor 2 family protein, protein MTDHDAIMETLEEYAEAYCDKDLDRLMALFVDGEGLSLIGTGADELCSGRAQVASIFERNFRDATAKRFVWKWQDIAVHGTSATVAVTLDIHLELDGDDVTVPVRWTVSLVKIDDNWKWVHRHASAAAGSQNKGSAYPTGES, encoded by the coding sequence TTGACAGACCACGATGCAATAATGGAGACCCTTGAAGAATACGCTGAGGCCTATTGCGACAAAGACCTGGACCGGTTGATGGCACTCTTTGTCGACGGCGAAGGACTCTCGCTGATTGGCACCGGAGCCGATGAGCTGTGCTCAGGCCGGGCACAGGTGGCTTCGATCTTTGAACGCAATTTCCGCGACGCCACGGCCAAGCGGTTTGTATGGAAGTGGCAGGACATTGCGGTGCACGGCACATCTGCCACCGTAGCTGTTACCTTGGATATTCATCTGGAACTCGACGGCGACGACGTGACGGTTCCGGTCAGATGGACCGTCTCTTTGGTCAAGATTGATGACAACTGGAAATGGGTCCACCGCCACGCCTCAGCAGCAGCTGGCTCCCAGAATAAGGGCAGTGCTTATCCAACCGGGGAAAGCTAA
- a CDS encoding chorismate mutase, which translates to MTDHVTRAADILKGHRESIDRLDAILVYTLGERFKHTQAVGKLKAEHDLPPSDPAREANQIARLEDLASRADLDPEFAKNFLNFIITEVIHHHKKHQE; encoded by the coding sequence TTGACTGACCACGTAACACGCGCAGCGGACATCCTGAAAGGTCACCGCGAAAGCATCGACCGTCTGGATGCGATCCTCGTCTATACCCTGGGCGAGCGGTTCAAGCACACCCAGGCCGTTGGCAAACTCAAGGCAGAACACGACCTGCCGCCATCGGACCCGGCCCGCGAAGCCAACCAGATTGCCCGTCTCGAAGATCTGGCCTCCCGCGCCGATCTTGACCCCGAGTTCGCCAAGAATTTCCTGAACTTCATCATCACCGAGGTGATCCATCACCACAAGAAGCACCAGGAATAA
- the rpmE gene encoding 50S ribosomal protein L31, with protein sequence MKKDIHPEYHTINVKMTDGTVLEMRSTWGKEGDQMALDIDPSVHPAWTGGNTRLMDAGGRVSKFKKKYEGLGF encoded by the coding sequence ATGAAAAAAGACATCCATCCCGAGTACCACACCATCAACGTCAAAATGACCGATGGCACCGTTCTAGAAATGCGCTCGACCTGGGGCAAAGAAGGCGACCAAATGGCGCTGGACATCGATCCTTCGGTTCACCCTGCCTGGACCGGCGGCAACACCCGTCTGATGGACGCTGGTGGCCGTGTATCCAAATTCAAAAAGAAATACGAAGGTCTGGGCTTCTAA
- a CDS encoding GNAT family N-acetyltransferase: MLIPTLSTPRLTLRAPEAGDFPDFAAFFASERSKFVGGPATEEQSWRMLATELGHWPLRGYGRWAVEETETGKLAGIIGLWFPKGWPEPELGWDLMNGFEGKGYATEAALAAREYAYETLGWTTTISLVAPANDGSRGVAKRMGATFDGMFDHERHGTLEIWRHPSPQDLAAGGMEAYA; encoded by the coding sequence ATGCTGATCCCCACACTTTCGACCCCACGCCTGACGCTGCGCGCGCCCGAAGCCGGTGATTTTCCCGACTTCGCCGCCTTCTTTGCGTCTGAGCGGTCGAAATTTGTGGGCGGTCCTGCCACTGAAGAGCAAAGCTGGCGCATGCTGGCAACCGAGCTGGGCCACTGGCCCCTGCGCGGCTATGGCCGCTGGGCTGTTGAAGAAACCGAGACTGGCAAACTGGCCGGCATCATCGGCCTCTGGTTCCCCAAAGGTTGGCCCGAGCCCGAACTGGGCTGGGACCTGATGAACGGGTTTGAGGGCAAAGGCTATGCAACCGAGGCCGCCTTGGCGGCCCGTGAATATGCCTATGAGACCCTTGGCTGGACCACGACGATCAGCCTTGTTGCCCCCGCCAATGACGGCTCGCGCGGTGTTGCCAAACGCATGGGCGCCACCTTTGATGGCATGTTCGACCACGAACGCCATGGAACGCTGGAAATCTGGCGTCACCCCTCGCCGCAGGATCTGGCCGCTGGCGGAATGGAGGCCTACGCATGA